Genomic DNA from Deinococcus aestuarii:
CCGATTGGGTTCACTCCAACGTAGTCTATTCTACGGTGCTGCTTCAAACGGAACCAGCTTTTGGAGGTGGCTTCCAACTGACGGACGCTTAACACACCGCAGCCTGGACCAAGCACGAATTTGTACCAAGTTCAAAAACACAGGATTTACCGTCCTGGAGCCATATAACAGCAGTAACAGCGAAATTTTTACACTGCCGTCATGACGTTGACGGAACCTTCAAATCTGCCCCAGGTGGGGCAGGCGGAAGGCCTGCGGTTTCGGGACGGCCTCGCCATCGGTGGCGACGACGTGGTGATGGCTTTCACCTACACGCCCCTGTGTACGAATCCCTCGAACACGGACGTCTTGGAAGAGACCAGCGATTGCCTGTCCGATGTGTTCGCCGACCTGAGCCCCCACCACCGCGGCCGCGCCATCGTGGAGTTCACCGGCCAGGAGTGCCGTCACTGGCTGCTGCTGCACGTCGGACCCGCTGGGGCCCACGCGACGGCGCACATGATGGCCGCCCTGGAATTGCGCGCCGCGTTGCTGACGCGCCTTCGGGAGGCCGGGCTGAACGTGGAGATCGCGTCGGCGGAGGCCTGCAACGCTCTCGTGAACGGCTTTCCCCAACCCCACGTCGAGGACCGCCGCGTGGTGGACCATCACGGACGCACGGTGGTCACCCTAACCCTGCGCGAGAGCGGCGAGGTGACGCGGCCGGGCATCACCCGCGATCTGGTGCACTTCCTGTGCAGCGGAGACAAGCTGGCGTACCTGGTACTGGACTTTCGCAACAAGGTCAACGGGCTGTGCCGCCTCGACCTGAGCCTGGTGCTGACCGCCAACGACGAGACGGAAGGAGAGCATGCCGCCAGCCGGATGGAGGACATGGTAATGGACGGGCTGGGCGCGCTCGCCAAGCGGGACAAGACGCGGCGGGCAGTGCTGAACACGCTGCACCGCATGTCGCCCTTCGCGCGGGCCGAGGCCAAGCTCCCGGCGTGCGTGGCGAATGTCGCCCACCTGTTCCCACTCTGACCGCGTGATCGACCGTGCCAGAAGAACGCGAGTTTTTGTTGACCGTGAGGCCGCGGCCGCGCGCCAGGCTTTGCCGCCGCACCGGGGTGTGGCCCGTTTCCATCTTCGACAACTCACCGATTGGAGGGGTGAGCGGCCGTGATCCTGCTGCCTGACCTGAACCGGCGCGACGAACATGCGCACGAGCAGATCGACGCGCTGGACGGCGATCTGGAGACCCTGTACCGCACCTACGCCTACCTTCCGGTGGTCAATGCCCTGGTGTCCGGCTGGCGAGGGCTGTACGTGCAGTTCGTTCGGCCCCACCTCTCCCCTGTCCGGGTGACGACCCTCCTGGACATCGGTTGCGGCGGCGGAGACGTGACCCGCAACCTGATGAGGTGGGCGGACGCGGACGGCCTGCGCCTGGAGGCCACCGGCATTGACACCGACCCCCGGGCCATCGACTACGCCAACAGTCTGCCGCCCTACGCCGGGCTGCGCTTCTACCACGTCAGCAGCCGCACGCTGGTCGAGCAGGGACAGCGCTTCGACCTGGTGGTGTCCAACCACATGCTGCACCACCTGACCGACGACGAGATTCCGCCGCTGCTGGACGACTGCCGGAGGCTGGCCTGCCGGGAGGTGTTGCTGAGTGATCTGGACCGCAGCCGCTTCAGCTACGTGCTGTTCGCGGTCTGCACCTGGCCGTTCTTCCGAAATTCCTCGATTAAGCAAGATGGCCTGATCTCGCTGCGCCGGGCCTTTACCGCCGAGGAGCTGCGCGAGCGGCTGCCGTGCGGCTGGAGCTACCAGCCGCAGTCACGCTACCGTCATCTGGTGCGCTATTTCGCGCCCACCCCAACTGAGGTGAACCCATGAGCCGACTGTCTGATCGCATGGAGCGGGTCAACGTGTGGATTGACCGGAACGAAGAAAAAATCTACTGGCTGATGCTTCCCCTGGCCGTGTGGATGAGCCTGGCGGACTTCCGGGACTCCCGGGAGTCCCGGGAGCACCGCCGCAGGGCACATTAACCTGCTTTCTCAGGACGTGGGGCGCCGCACGAAAGGTCTCGTGGGCGCCTTCGCGTCTTCAGAACGCGGAAACTTGGGGGAGGGCCGGAACAGGGCTGGTGTAAGCTGGGCACGTGCTGGACACGGATCGCCCACGCCATGAACTGATTCAAGACCTATACCAGTGGGGTCCGGCCCTAACCAGCGATCTTCGAGCCCGTTACCCCACGGTGGTTATCCGTGAACTGACGCAGTTGTCGGTCCTCGCCAGGCGAAAATTCACGGGTTTTGAAGTCTACCTGTTGACGGGAAAGGGGCTCAGGCGCTACGGCTACACGCTGCGCTACAACTACGTCCCGGCGCGTGCGACGGTCCTAGGGGCCCTGATCCTGCGTGCCAAGGCGCAGGAGTTTCGAGAGAACGGGTACGTCGTCGAGCCCTACGAGGACTACACGAGGAAGGGTCGAGGCAACATCGTGCTGGTCACCAAGGACGGTGTAACCTCGGCGCTGATCGCACGAACTACGATTACGGTCAAAGGCTTACGCACGATTGCCGACCACCTCACCGAACACGCTCCCACGGTGAAGGACCTGAAGGTGTTCGTGCTCCCGGGCGATCATGACCCGGTGCTGGTGCATGCGCACACGGTCGGCGGCTTGCCGGTGACGCTCACGGAGGTGCCGATCTCCAGCATCACCCGGCCCAAGGGCAAAGTCGGGTCAGGCGAGGGAACCGAGGAAAGCGAGGCGGTGACAGCGGGGGGGTGAGGCGGCCGTCACGCCTGCCTCACCCGCTGTGCCGCTCCAGGTACTCCCGGAGCGCCTGATCAAGCTCGCTCTTGATGCTGACGCGCTCCTGGCCCCGCTTCCTGAGCATCTTTTTTGTGGCGACGTGAATCTGGAACCGCCGGGCAAGATCAGCGTCCAGGTACGAGGTGAACTTGACGTCCCCGGCCTCCGTGTCCTCGGGCGCCTGCACCACGGCCTGCTCGACCGGGGCGGTGACCTCGGCGGACGACTTGTGGAGGCGGTCCATCAGGCCGAACTTCGGGCCCTCGGTCTTCCCTTTAGCGGACATGGTTCAACACCTCGCGCGAGATCAGCTCATAGTCCATCCAGACCAGCTTGGCGTAGCGGTCGCCCTTCACGTCGCGGACGCAGATGCCCTCCCGCGCCGCCTTGCTGACGGCCACCGCGTGCCGGACGGAATGGTGGAACAGGGGAATGTCTGCGTTGTCCAGCTCCAGCCGCATGTCCATCCCGTCGCTGTTGGGGGCGGGGGGAACGTCGGTCAGCAGCACCCGGTAGTTGGTGGTGCCGCCCTCCAGCAGGGGTTGCAGGGTGGCCACCAGGCCGTCCGCGCTCACGCCGTCCGGCTTTGTGGGCACGATCAGCAGCGAGGAGTTGCGCGCCAGCGCCGCCAGCTCGTCGCGGTCTTCCCCGCCCTTGGTGTCCATCACGACGAACTCGTACCCCTGGCCCGGGTCAGCCCGCGCGATGAAGTCGGCGTAGAGCTGCACGTCAAACCCCCACCCCGCGTACCCCTCCTTCTTGGTGACCCAGTACCAGGCAGAGCGCAACTGCTCGTCAGCGTCCACCAGGAGCGTCCGCCCGCGTCCGGCCAGGTGCGCCGCGAGCGTCACCGCCGTGGTGGACTTCCCGACTCCACCCTTCTTCGAGGCCACACTCAAGACTTTCATGCTGCCAGCTTACCAGCAAACCGGCTTACCCGTAACCCGGCCTACCGTTTTACGGGTTTGCCGGTAAACCGGCGTCTGAGTGTCGCCCGAAGGCTCTTCGGCGCCGGGGAGGGGAGCGGCCCAGCGCCACACACCCCTAACCTCGGTGGGCTCGAACACCGGGCGTTTGCGCAGCGCGAGGCGGAAGGTGTGGTCCTGAACGTCGGGCACCCCCGGAAGGGACCGCGTGGCAGCGAACAGCAGCCGGTCCTCCCAGACGACGTGCCCAGCCTGCGCGAGCGCCCCCGCCACGGCGGTAAGCCACGCGGCCGCTCCCCAGCGCTCCTCGGGAGGCGCGTAGTGGCCGCTCCGGGTCCGCCGCACGCCCAGGCGCGGGAACGACCAGGTGAGCCGCAGCACTTCGGGCGGCACGTCCAAAACCTGCGCCGCCCCGGTCTCCGAAGAGAAGCGGGGGGCATCGAGCGCGCCTCGGGGCTTGAGGTGCCAGTGCGGACAGATGAACAGCGCCCACAGCCCGGTGTCCAGGCGAACCGTCCGCAGGTCGGGCGTGTGGCGGCTCAGGGCCGCGAGCGCGAGCACCGGCCAGGCTTCCTCGACCTCGGGCGGGATCGTCACGGCCCGCGGCTCCTGGGCCAGGTGGTGCAGCCGCCTGGCCCAACCTCGCTGGTGGGCCTGGACCGCCAACTGCTGGAGAGCCCGCAGTCCCAACTGCCGCACCCGCTCGCGGGGAAGGTCCCACCGCTTTGCCGTGACATCCAGCGGCTCGCGGTGCGTATGAAAGGCCGTCAGGGCTTCCCAGCCCCGCCGATCGCCGACACAGGCCACGGCCTCCGCCTGAAGAGGGGAGAGGTCGAAGGGGAAGGGCTCGCCCTCCGGCAACCCGTCGGTACGCAAGCCGTCCAGCACCTCGGCCCAGGCCTGGGGCAGCCGGGCAGCCGTCATGCGGCGGGCACCGCGGCCACCGCGTTCATCAAGGCACTCAGGCGCTGGCCGTCGCCAGCGGCCCGGTGGTGCCGGACGTCCAATCGGACGCCCTCCAGCAGGCACGCCACATCCAGGCCGACCCACCGGAAGCTGTCGTGGTACTCCGAATACTCGCCCCAGATCGCGGCACCCGCGTCCATCGCGCAGTGCCAGGGCAACTCCGGGAAGGTCAGGCCGTGCAGGGTGCTCGACCGCCGCAGCACGCGCCGGTCGAACGAAGCATTCCACGCCACCAGCTCGCGGCCCAAGATCAGCGGCACGAGCTGAGCGTACACTTCGGGCCAACTCGGCGCCGCCGCAAGTTCCTCGTCGGTGATGCCGTGCACTGCCCTCGCCTCCTCGCGTACCGGCCCCACTGGGCGTACCAGGGATTCAAACAGCACCTTGCCGGTAGGGGAGACCAGGGCGACCTCGACCACCTCCGCACCCTCGTCGATCCCCGTCGTCTCGGTGTCCAGGCTCAGCCAGTTGCCCCGGGCGACGATCTCCCGCAAGGCAATCCGCCCCTCCTCAGCCTGTTCGGCGAGCCAGGCCTCCCACTCCGCCTCCTCGCGCTCGACCTCGGCGGCCTCCTCGTCGCGGCGGCGCTGCTCGTTTTCTTTGCGGACCTCCTGGGCCTTCTGGAGTGCGGCGAGCTGGGCGGGAGTGGCCCCGGCACGCGGCATGGCCTGCGCGCGGTCATAGAGCACCGTTTCCTGATAGTGGTTGCGGCGGCCGTAGCGGATGGTCGCCACGGGCGGCCCGCCCGGCTTTAAGCCCTTCGACTTCAGCGCCGTCTTGGTCAACAGGCCTTCGGGCACGTCCCCCCACCAGAGGTAGTGTGGCAACTCCGGCACTGGGGGCGCAGGCGGCGGCCACCGGAGCGCCATGTTCTCCGCGAGCGGCACGGTCTTCTTGCCCTTCTGGTAGCGCAGGAAGGCGCGTGGTCCCTCGCGCGACGTGTGCGAGTCGCGCAGGTACACCACGGGCACCCACCGCCCCCGCACATGCACTTCCAGCGGCGTG
This window encodes:
- a CDS encoding methyltransferase domain-containing protein, producing the protein MILLPDLNRRDEHAHEQIDALDGDLETLYRTYAYLPVVNALVSGWRGLYVQFVRPHLSPVRVTTLLDIGCGGGDVTRNLMRWADADGLRLEATGIDTDPRAIDYANSLPPYAGLRFYHVSSRTLVEQGQRFDLVVSNHMLHHLTDDEIPPLLDDCRRLACREVLLSDLDRSRFSYVLFAVCTWPFFRNSSIKQDGLISLRRAFTAEELRERLPCGWSYQPQSRYRHLVRYFAPTPTEVNP
- a CDS encoding ParA family protein, yielding MKVLSVASKKGGVGKSTTAVTLAAHLAGRGRTLLVDADEQLRSAWYWVTKKEGYAGWGFDVQLYADFIARADPGQGYEFVVMDTKGGEDRDELAALARNSSLLIVPTKPDGVSADGLVATLQPLLEGGTTNYRVLLTDVPPAPNSDGMDMRLELDNADIPLFHHSVRHAVAVSKAAREGICVRDVKGDRYAKLVWMDYELISREVLNHVR
- a CDS encoding 3'-5' exonuclease; this encodes MPTAVQEGTTIHRTLTHDAYDETWTDELEGRPVHNGTPLEVHVRGRWVPVVYLRDSHTSREGPRAFLRYQKGKKTVPLAENMALRWPPPAPPVPELPHYLWWGDVPEGLLTKTALKSKGLKPGGPPVATIRYGRRNHYQETVLYDRAQAMPRAGATPAQLAALQKAQEVRKENEQRRRDEEAAEVEREEAEWEAWLAEQAEEGRIALREIVARGNWLSLDTETTGIDEGAEVVEVALVSPTGKVLFESLVRPVGPVREEARAVHGITDEELAAAPSWPEVYAQLVPLILGRELVAWNASFDRRVLRRSSTLHGLTFPELPWHCAMDAGAAIWGEYSEYHDSFRWVGLDVACLLEGVRLDVRHHRAAGDGQRLSALMNAVAAVPAA